ATCTAAATCTTTTTACTATTTTTCTTGGGGGCGGACTTTGTAATGCAACGGAAGAGGATGTTCGTGCATGGGTAAGAGAAGCCAGCCAGGAGCAGAAAAGCCCGGCAACGATTGCAAGACGTCTCGCAGCACTCCGGCAATTTTATATTTTTCTAGGGGATGAAGGGCTTTGTGATTTTAATCCAGCACTTCGGGTTTCTTCGCCTAAAAAAGAGCAAACTTTGCCAAGAGTTTTGAGTGAAGTTGAGGTTGAGGCGCTTTTGGAAGGCGCTAAGAATCTCCTGCCTCAAAAAATAGCGCTTTCAGCCCATGCAATGCTGGAGATGCTCTATAGCTCTGGATTGCGCATTTCTGAACTACGAACGCTTCCTGTTGCGCCTTTTTTGCGGGATTCTGAGGAGAGTCGTTCTGAAATGTTGTCCGTAAGGGGAAAGGGCGGAAAAGATCGCTTGGTTCCGATTTCGTTATCTGCATGGCGGGCAGCGGTTGCTCTTGCTAAATATAATCAAATTCAAAATCGGAATAATATTTATCTTTTTCCTGGAAGAAGTGGAAAGGCTCCTCTAAC
The sequence above is drawn from the Acetobacteraceae bacterium genome and encodes:
- a CDS encoding tyrosine recombinase, with amino-acid sequence MSKTDSTLVEEFLDFFVAERGVSPRTQEAYRRDLNLFTIFLGGGLCNATEEDVRAWVREASQEQKSPATIARRLAALRQFYIFLGDEGLCDFNPALRVSSPKKEQTLPRVLSEVEVEALLEGAKNLLPQKIALSAHAMLEMLYSSGLRISELRTLPVAPFLRDSEESRSEMLSVRGKGGKDRLVPISLSAWRAAVALAKYNQIQNRNNIYLFPGRSGKAPLTRQAFDILLSKAAISGGVASERLSPHVLRHSFATHLLDRGADLRALQTLLGHEDIVTTQIYTHVLERRLSEAVSYHPMSKATEKV